Proteins encoded in a region of the Mercenaria mercenaria strain notata chromosome 1, MADL_Memer_1, whole genome shotgun sequence genome:
- the LOC128557592 gene encoding uncharacterized protein LOC128557592 — translation MQKQRVPRPSCEEELGFVDTAFKYSSWLKEHDIDDGVTSLPQNLAEQLLNDLALRKYLQNGECQVQSTFMINDCTGETQNQILPEGASCKLDTECRSISCCVESLLLMRNFSISFLFDSCDMILTINIEKFDRRHSIFEFALGQEQQLDLFGTVKISYIVTDLPLSAMYALKLDYRFCVDTTTCLTNITLLDNYLFPKHKCQRQYTGFDLERFGENIGTSIDDTLDTNVIPIYLHQSGLANFLRVETCDRFQDPYQGRQWTSGSRCAVSEPAEQLPDTVSCFINDDCSEVHYCMDAYLIKRTLSVDLKIDPCLMNMHIAIENFHHTIALTADTFGLQQIITLAGIVTIRFATISCIKYTSSRLFKTFLACFYTKSNISRLTIL, via the exons ATGCAGAAGCAGAGAGTGCCGAGGCCTTCATGTGAAGAAGAACTTGGCTTCGTTGATACAG CCTTCAAATATTCTTCATGGTTGAAAGAACATGACATTGATGATGGTGTTACAAGTCTACCACAGAATCTTGCAGAACAGCTATTAAATGATCTTGCGTTAAGAAAGTATTTGCAAAACGGTGAATGTCAAGTGCAGTCAACATTCATGATAAACG ACTGCACAGGGGAAACCCAGAATCAGATTCTACCCGAAGGTGCGTCGTGTAAGCTGGATACGGAGTGCAGATCTATATCATGCTGTGTAGAATCACTGCTATTAATGAGAAACTTTTCAATCAGTTTCTTATTTGATTCATGTGATATGATCCTTACTATTAATATTGAGAAATTTGACAGAAGACATTCTATCTTCGAGTTCGCGCTAGGACAAGAGCAGCAACTTGATCTGTTTGGTACCGTCAAAATAAG CTACATCGTGACTGATCTTCCACTCTCTGCGATGTATGCGCTTAAATTAGATTACAGATTCTGTGTTGATACAACGACTTGTCTGACCAATATCACACTGTTAGATAACTATCTGTTTCCAAAGCACAAGTGTCAACGCCAGTATACAG GCTTTGATTTAGAACGTTTTGGTGAAAACATTGGTACGTCTATAGATGATACGCTGGATACAAATGTAATTCCAATATATCTTCATCAGTCTGGACTCGCCAATTTCCTAAGAGTTGAGACATGTGACCGTTTTCAAGATCCATACCAAGGTCGCCAGTGGACAAGTG GTTCTAGATGTGCAGTGTCTGAACCAGCTGAACAACTCCCAGATACAGTATCCTGCTTTATCAATGACGACTGTAGTGAAGTGCATTATTGTATGGATGCATATCTTATTAAAAGAACACTTTCCGTGGACTTAAAGATTGATCCTTGCTTAATGAATATGCACATTGCAATTGAAAACTTCCATCATACCATTGCATTAACGGCAGATACATTTGGACTTCAGCAAATAATAACACTTGCAGGCATCGTGACCATAAGGTTTGCAACTATTTCGTGTATAAAATATACGAGTTCTAGGCTTTTCAAAACTTTTCTAGCATGCTTTTACACCAAATCCAATATATCAAGACTAACCATTTTGTGA